One window from the genome of Pedobacter schmidteae encodes:
- a CDS encoding phosphatidylserine decarboxylase family protein — MTIHKEGYTTIALSVLFIFVLNAFIDYKFADIVWLRWFIYIFSFALFVIVLQFFRNPSRTFTNGENLVICPADGKVVVIEETEEGEYFKDKRLQVSIFMSPVNVHINRNPISGVVKFFKYHPGKYLAAWNPKSSTENERTTVVVEHKNGTPVLFRQIAGALARRIVWYVKEGDVVAQNKEFGFIKFGSRVDIFLPVGTKVNLELNQVVKGGITVLAELT, encoded by the coding sequence ATGACCATACATAAAGAAGGTTACACCACCATTGCACTATCCGTTTTATTCATTTTTGTTCTGAATGCTTTTATTGACTACAAGTTTGCGGACATAGTTTGGTTAAGGTGGTTCATCTATATTTTTTCCTTTGCATTATTTGTTATCGTTTTACAATTCTTCAGAAACCCTTCCCGTACATTCACCAATGGAGAAAACCTGGTGATTTGCCCGGCAGATGGAAAAGTGGTTGTAATAGAAGAAACCGAAGAAGGAGAATATTTTAAAGATAAAAGGTTACAGGTATCCATCTTCATGTCGCCTGTAAATGTGCACATCAACAGAAACCCGATTTCGGGTGTCGTTAAATTTTTTAAATACCATCCCGGAAAATATTTAGCCGCCTGGAACCCTAAATCGTCTACTGAAAACGAAAGAACCACTGTTGTGGTAGAACATAAAAATGGAACGCCTGTTTTGTTCAGACAAATTGCAGGAGCATTGGCCAGAAGAATAGTTTGGTATGTAAAAGAAGGCGATGTAGTAGCCCAGAATAAAGAATTCGGCTTCATCAAATTCGGCTCAAGGGTGGATATATTCCTGCCTGTTGGAACCAAGGTAAATCTGGAACTGAACCAGGTAGTAAAAGGAGGAATTACAGTACTTGCTGAACTTACTTAA
- the pfkA gene encoding 6-phosphofructokinase produces MNKIKNIGVLTSGGDAPGMNAAIRAVVRAAIYYDLKVTGILRGYEGLVHGDFIEMDRKSVANIIQRGGTILKTARSDAFRTREGREKAHEQLLKHHVDALIVIGGDGTFTGANLFTQEFDFPVVGLPGTIDNDLQGTDFTIGYDTAINTVVNAVDKIRDTAESHDRLFIVEVMGRDSGLIALRSGIGVGAEAILIPEANMGVDGLISRLENGRKDKASKIVVVAEGDEVGGAFNVGEALKQRFPNYDIRVSILGHIQRGGKPSCMDRVLASRFGVAAVEGVLNGQSGVMVGQVNRELVFTPFDHAIKHIDAQQVSPAWLKLVEILSL; encoded by the coding sequence ATGAACAAAATAAAAAATATTGGAGTATTAACTTCTGGTGGCGACGCCCCGGGAATGAATGCTGCCATTAGGGCAGTTGTTAGAGCGGCAATTTATTATGATTTAAAGGTTACCGGGATTTTAAGGGGCTATGAAGGTCTGGTTCATGGAGATTTTATTGAAATGGACAGGAAATCGGTTGCGAATATCATTCAGCGCGGTGGTACCATTTTAAAGACAGCGCGCAGTGATGCTTTCAGGACCCGGGAGGGTCGTGAAAAAGCACATGAGCAATTGTTGAAACACCATGTTGATGCTTTAATCGTAATTGGAGGTGATGGAACCTTTACCGGTGCCAATTTGTTTACCCAGGAATTTGATTTCCCGGTTGTTGGTTTGCCAGGTACGATTGATAACGATTTGCAGGGTACCGATTTTACCATTGGTTATGACACGGCCATCAACACGGTGGTGAATGCGGTAGACAAGATCAGGGATACTGCCGAGTCGCACGATCGTTTGTTTATTGTAGAGGTGATGGGCAGAGATTCGGGATTGATTGCGCTGAGAAGTGGAATTGGTGTCGGGGCTGAAGCCATTTTGATTCCTGAAGCAAATATGGGTGTGGACGGATTGATTTCCAGATTGGAAAACGGACGTAAGGATAAAGCTTCAAAAATTGTGGTAGTTGCGGAAGGTGACGAAGTAGGCGGAGCCTTTAATGTAGGTGAGGCCTTGAAACAAAGGTTTCCGAATTATGACATTCGGGTTTCGATTCTGGGACACATTCAGCGTGGAGGCAAGCCGAGTTGTATGGACAGGGTGCTGGCAAGTCGCTTTGGTGTGGCCGCGGTTGAAGGCGTATTAAACGGGCAATCGGGTGTAATGGTTGGACAGGTAAACCGCGAGTTGGTATTTACCCCATTTGATCATGCAATAAAACATATTGATGCACAGCAAGTGAGTCCGGCCTGGTTAAAACTGGTAGAAATACTATCATTATAG
- a CDS encoding 5'(3')-deoxyribonucleotidase, translating into MKRLKIGIDMDEVLADPLSKFIKLYNRDYGVPLDLKLLPGNEIYHHVPEHANRKWYTYINEKGFFRDLPVIPGSIEAIKKLQQDYDIYVVSAAMEFRNSLEDKVDWLAEHFPFISWKNIVLCGDKIVDVDIMIDDRIKNFTNFNGRKLLFSSPHNMLITGYERVDNWQQVLDKLYPPL; encoded by the coding sequence ATGAAAAGACTAAAAATTGGGATAGACATGGATGAAGTACTGGCCGACCCCCTCAGTAAATTCATTAAGCTGTACAACCGCGACTATGGTGTTCCCCTCGACCTGAAGTTGCTACCCGGAAACGAAATTTATCACCATGTTCCCGAACATGCCAATCGGAAGTGGTACACCTATATCAACGAAAAAGGCTTCTTCAGAGACCTTCCCGTCATACCCGGCAGCATAGAGGCGATTAAAAAACTGCAACAGGACTATGATATATATGTGGTTTCGGCCGCTATGGAGTTCAGGAACTCGCTGGAAGATAAAGTCGACTGGCTGGCCGAACATTTTCCCTTTATCAGCTGGAAAAATATTGTACTGTGTGGCGATAAAATTGTAGATGTTGACATTATGATAGACGACCGGATTAAAAATTTCACTAACTTCAATGGCCGAAAGCTCCTGTTTTCTTCCCCGCACAATATGCTTATTACCGGATATGAAAGGGTAGACAACTGGCAACAGGTATTGGATAAATTATATCCTCCGTTGTAA
- the rsfS gene encoding ribosome silencing factor: MVKKKIGNLSTYLSEIAVHGIQEKKGNDIVRLDLRDLNSSVSDYFIICNADSATQVKAIADSVEEEIYKNTQTSPWRKEGLDHADWIILDYFDIVVHIFKTEKREFYGIEDLWGDAQSTSYQSA, encoded by the coding sequence ATGGTAAAAAAGAAAATTGGAAACCTTTCTACATACCTCTCAGAGATAGCTGTACATGGCATACAGGAAAAAAAAGGAAATGATATTGTAAGGTTGGACTTAAGGGACCTGAACAGTTCTGTTTCTGACTATTTTATCATCTGCAACGCAGACTCCGCTACTCAGGTAAAGGCAATCGCCGATAGTGTAGAGGAAGAAATCTATAAAAATACACAAACTAGTCCATGGAGAAAAGAAGGTCTGGATCATGCAGACTGGATTATTCTGGACTATTTTGACATAGTAGTACACATATTTAAAACTGAAAAGCGCGAATTTTACGGAATTGAAGACCTTTGGGGCGACGCCCAGTCTACTTCCTATCAAAGTGCCTGA
- the hpt gene encoding hypoxanthine phosphoribosyltransferase: MHKIQINDRAFEILLENDNISKRTRLIGIQINVDYENRCPIFIGVLNGSFLFMADLLREIEIPCEIGFIKVSSYEGTESSGKIKETFGLPGHLNNRDVIIVEDIVDTGLTLDHVLKEVQKQAPASVKVCTLLFKPAALKVPIEELEYVGFEIANEFVVGYGLDYDGLGRNLKDIYREKTIPIHLP; encoded by the coding sequence ATGCATAAAATTCAAATCAACGATAGGGCTTTTGAAATTCTTTTGGAGAATGACAACATCAGCAAACGCACCCGTTTAATTGGCATCCAGATTAATGTTGACTACGAAAACAGGTGTCCGATATTTATTGGAGTATTAAATGGCAGCTTCCTTTTTATGGCCGACTTACTGCGGGAAATTGAAATTCCATGTGAAATTGGCTTTATCAAAGTCTCCTCTTACGAAGGAACCGAAAGCAGTGGAAAAATTAAGGAAACATTCGGCCTACCCGGGCACCTGAACAATAGAGATGTCATCATTGTGGAAGACATTGTAGACACCGGGTTAACGCTGGATCATGTGCTGAAAGAGGTACAAAAACAAGCACCGGCTTCGGTTAAAGTATGCACGCTGCTATTTAAGCCCGCAGCATTAAAAGTGCCTATTGAAGAACTTGAATATGTAGGTTTCGAAATCGCGAACGAATTTGTAGTAGGCTATGGCCTGGATTATGATGGCCTGGGCAGAAACCTGAAAGACATTTACCGCGAGAAAACTATTCCCATTCATTTGCCTTAA
- a CDS encoding 30S ribosomal protein S16: MATKIRLQRFGKKGKPFFHVVVADSRSPRDGKFIERLGSYNPNTNPATIEINFDKTLDWVNKGAQPTDTCRAILSYKGVLYKKHLEGGVKKGALTAEQAEVKFAEWLTAKDGRIEGKKDSLTKSKEEVKKVALAAEAKKNADRAAALAIKNAPVVEEVVAEEEVAVADEAPAAEVATEEAPATEEAAPAAEESKEEEA, translated from the coding sequence ATGGCAACTAAAATCAGATTGCAAAGATTCGGTAAAAAAGGTAAACCTTTTTTCCACGTAGTGGTAGCGGATTCCCGTTCACCAAGAGATGGTAAATTTATTGAGCGTTTAGGTTCTTATAACCCAAATACCAATCCTGCTACTATCGAAATTAATTTCGATAAAACTTTAGACTGGGTAAACAAAGGTGCTCAGCCTACAGATACTTGTCGTGCTATCCTTTCTTACAAAGGTGTTTTGTACAAAAAACACTTAGAAGGTGGTGTTAAAAAAGGTGCATTAACCGCAGAACAGGCAGAAGTTAAATTTGCTGAGTGGTTAACTGCAAAAGATGGCCGTATTGAAGGCAAAAAAGACAGCTTAACTAAATCAAAAGAGGAAGTTAAAAAAGTTGCTTTAGCTGCTGAAGCTAAGAAAAATGCTGATCGTGCTGCTGCTTTGGCCATTAAAAATGCACCAGTTGTAGAAGAAGTTGTTGCTGAAGAAGAAGTAGCTGTTGCTGATGAGGCTCCTGCTGCTGAGGTTGCTACTGAAGAAGCTCCGGCTACTGAAGAGGCTGCCCCTGCTGCTGAAGAAAGCAAAGAAGAAGAAGCATAA
- a CDS encoding mechanosensitive ion channel family protein, translating into MDNQFFEQVFWGNTVKQYGVFVVVILLGLLFKRLVSRFFSLALFKIFSKFAEEVKGETFVSLLLKPIESFITFCTIYIAINNLSHPLDIVLWHKSKTKVAVTMGDCLDKVFLFLIILSVFWIILRIVDFIAFVLKEKAARTNNRADDQLVPFLKELTKTLVCFLGFFVLLGFVFEVNVLTLITGLGIGGIAIALAAKESLENLIGSFTIFLDKPFTVGDVVKVDGIEGTIEKVGFRSTWLVSPDKTTIVIPNRAMIDGVLENVTLRNYRRVNFFIGIVYETDPADIKLITKAIGDFLEAHPDTKDGYAVFDNFGDSALNLQVVYLVNNMEYGKHIRVKEEVNFKLLELVKQYRSDFAYPTQRSIADGASNAKQG; encoded by the coding sequence ATGGACAATCAATTTTTTGAACAGGTTTTTTGGGGTAACACGGTTAAGCAATATGGCGTTTTTGTTGTAGTTATTTTATTGGGACTGCTGTTCAAAAGATTGGTTTCCAGATTCTTTAGCCTGGCTCTTTTTAAAATATTCAGCAAGTTTGCGGAAGAGGTGAAGGGCGAAACTTTTGTTTCTTTGCTGTTGAAGCCGATAGAATCTTTCATCACTTTTTGCACCATTTACATTGCCATTAATAACCTGAGCCATCCACTGGATATTGTGCTTTGGCATAAGTCCAAGACTAAGGTTGCGGTTACGATGGGTGATTGCCTGGATAAAGTGTTTCTTTTTCTTATCATCCTCTCTGTTTTCTGGATCATTTTAAGGATTGTCGATTTTATTGCTTTTGTTTTAAAGGAGAAGGCAGCAAGGACCAATAACCGCGCAGACGACCAGTTGGTTCCCTTTTTAAAAGAGCTGACCAAGACATTGGTTTGCTTTTTAGGTTTTTTTGTATTGCTCGGATTTGTATTTGAAGTGAACGTGCTTACCCTGATTACCGGTTTGGGAATTGGTGGTATTGCCATTGCACTGGCAGCAAAGGAGAGCCTGGAAAATCTGATAGGTTCTTTTACTATATTTCTGGATAAGCCATTTACCGTTGGTGATGTGGTTAAAGTGGATGGTATAGAAGGGACCATTGAAAAGGTTGGCTTTAGGAGCACCTGGTTGGTTAGCCCCGATAAAACAACTATTGTTATCCCCAACCGGGCCATGATAGATGGGGTACTTGAAAATGTTACTTTAAGGAACTATAGAAGAGTAAATTTCTTTATCGGAATTGTTTACGAAACCGATCCTGCCGATATTAAATTGATCACCAAAGCTATTGGTGACTTTTTGGAGGCCCATCCGGATACAAAGGATGGTTATGCGGTGTTTGATAATTTTGGAGATTCGGCCTTAAACCTGCAGGTTGTTTACCTGGTAAACAATATGGAATATGGCAAGCATATCCGGGTGAAAGAAGAGGTCAATTTTAAGCTGCTGGAGCTTGTTAAACAGTATCGGTCGGACTTTGCCTATCCAACGCAGCGATCGATTGCTGACGGGGCGTCAAATGCCAAACAGGGATAA
- a CDS encoding biotin--[acetyl-CoA-carboxylase] ligase, giving the protein MIRLSEVDSTNNFLKTKVSNSEPLPEGTVIMADHQFAGRGQQDNTWYAEPGMNLTFSIYLAPAFLPVSSQFMLNMAVSVGIRDALAGFMGDELKVKWPNDLYYNHLKLGGILIENILSGMTCKASIIGIGINVNQLNFHPAVTNRATSMSKILQRDVNLMELLSKILSHIESQYLKLKSGNFSRLHADYQNGLYRMREKGFYRYQGENFEGTITGVADNGMLVILAGGAEKQYNFKEIEFLNNI; this is encoded by the coding sequence TTGATCAGATTATCTGAAGTTGATTCTACCAATAACTTTTTAAAAACTAAGGTCTCAAATTCCGAGCCATTACCGGAAGGAACTGTTATTATGGCAGATCATCAGTTTGCCGGGCGCGGGCAGCAGGACAACACCTGGTATGCCGAACCTGGTATGAACCTTACTTTTAGTATTTATTTGGCCCCTGCTTTTTTGCCGGTAAGCAGCCAGTTTATGCTTAATATGGCTGTGAGTGTAGGTATTAGGGATGCACTGGCCGGTTTTATGGGCGATGAGCTAAAGGTGAAATGGCCCAATGACTTGTATTATAACCACCTGAAACTGGGTGGAATATTAATCGAGAATATCCTGTCGGGGATGACCTGTAAAGCCAGCATTATTGGCATTGGAATCAATGTTAACCAGTTAAATTTTCATCCTGCGGTGACAAACCGGGCCACATCGATGTCTAAAATTTTACAACGGGATGTTAATTTGATGGAACTTTTAAGCAAAATACTGAGCCATATTGAGTCTCAATACCTGAAATTGAAGTCGGGAAACTTTAGTCGGTTACATGCCGATTACCAAAATGGGCTGTACAGAATGAGGGAGAAAGGCTTTTATCGTTACCAGGGAGAAAACTTTGAAGGGACAATTACGGGGGTAGCGGACAACGGTATGTTGGTTATTTTGGCCGGTGGTGCAGAAAAACAATATAATTTTAAAGAAATAGAATTTTTAAACAACATATAA
- the rimM gene encoding ribosome maturation factor RimM (Essential for efficient processing of 16S rRNA), with protein MTREEAFYIGYITKTKGLKGEVQVFFEYDEPDLLDLDVVFAEINGKMVPFFVSSCKLQHNNTGNFYFDDIDHIDKAQGLVKKKIYLPLTKMPDRSDDDFRYNDLKGFTVSDETQGELGEIIEVNEYPQQFVATVLYKGTEIMFPLNEDMIIEIDEEEETLLVDLPEGLLDIYLSN; from the coding sequence ATGACACGAGAAGAAGCATTTTATATAGGCTATATTACCAAAACGAAAGGATTGAAGGGCGAGGTTCAGGTGTTTTTTGAATATGATGAGCCGGATTTGCTGGACCTGGATGTAGTTTTTGCGGAAATAAATGGCAAAATGGTTCCTTTTTTTGTGTCGTCATGTAAGTTGCAGCACAATAATACCGGCAATTTCTATTTTGACGATATCGATCATATTGATAAAGCACAGGGCCTGGTAAAGAAAAAAATCTATCTGCCTTTAACTAAAATGCCCGACCGTTCTGATGATGATTTTCGCTATAATGATTTGAAGGGCTTTACGGTTTCGGATGAAACGCAGGGAGAGCTTGGTGAAATTATTGAGGTGAATGAGTACCCACAGCAATTTGTGGCCACGGTTTTATATAAAGGAACTGAAATCATGTTTCCTTTAAACGAGGATATGATTATAGAGATAGATGAAGAGGAGGAGACTTTGCTGGTAGACTTGCCGGAAGGTTTGCTGGATATTTATCTGTCTAATTAA
- a CDS encoding heavy metal-binding domain-containing protein: MLVTTTNTIEGKKIVKYIGLVSGETIIGANIFKDLFAGIRDIVGGRSGSYEQVLREGKETAVNEMQQYAAAMGANAIIGVDLDYETVGSGGSMLMVAATGTAVIIE, from the coding sequence ATGCTAGTAACGACAACAAACACCATAGAAGGCAAGAAAATAGTAAAATACATTGGCCTTGTGAGCGGCGAGACCATTATTGGCGCCAACATTTTTAAAGACCTTTTTGCGGGTATCCGCGACATCGTAGGCGGCCGGTCCGGTTCTTACGAACAGGTTTTAAGAGAAGGCAAAGAAACAGCGGTAAATGAAATGCAGCAGTACGCAGCAGCAATGGGCGCCAATGCCATTATCGGTGTCGACCTCGACTATGAAACCGTAGGTAGTGGTGGCAGTATGCTGATGGTTGCAGCAACCGGCACAGCGGTAATTATTGAATAA
- a CDS encoding Glu/Leu/Phe/Val dehydrogenase dimerization domain-containing protein: protein MKELLKKFEEKRPEIVFEWKDKESEAEGWVVINSLRGGAAGGGTRMRKGLDKREVESLAKTMEVKFTVSGPPIGGAKSGINFDPADPRKKEVLERWYKAVMPLLKNYYGTGGDLNIDEIHEVIPITENYGLWHPQEGVINGHYHARENERIHQIGQLRYGVSKVLEDLSYTPDIKRKYKVADMITGYGVAESIAHFYGIWGGNLAGKRAVIQGWGNVAAAAGYYLAQNGVKVVGIIDRVGGLIKPEGFSKEEIVDLFNNRVGNTLVSPDLISFEEASKQIWNVGAEIFVPAAASRLVQQAEVDQLIAGGLEVIACGANVPFADKEIFFGSIMEHVDENVAVIPDFIANCGMARVFAYLMQRNVEMSDDAIFSDASQVIYKAMKAVHEESAATTQLSKTAFEIALKQLV, encoded by the coding sequence ATGAAAGAACTGTTAAAAAAATTCGAAGAGAAACGACCGGAGATTGTATTTGAGTGGAAAGATAAGGAGTCTGAAGCAGAAGGATGGGTGGTGATCAATTCACTTCGTGGAGGTGCTGCCGGTGGTGGAACCAGAATGCGAAAAGGTTTGGATAAAAGAGAGGTTGAGTCTTTGGCGAAAACAATGGAGGTAAAGTTTACCGTATCAGGCCCTCCAATAGGTGGTGCCAAATCGGGAATCAACTTTGACCCTGCTGATCCAAGAAAGAAGGAAGTACTGGAGCGTTGGTATAAAGCCGTAATGCCTTTATTGAAGAATTATTATGGTACCGGTGGCGATTTGAATATTGATGAGATCCATGAGGTAATTCCCATCACCGAAAATTATGGCTTATGGCATCCGCAGGAAGGAGTAATCAACGGACACTATCACGCCCGCGAGAATGAACGTATTCATCAGATTGGTCAATTGCGTTATGGTGTTTCCAAAGTGTTGGAAGATTTAAGCTATACGCCCGACATCAAAAGAAAATATAAAGTTGCGGACATGATTACCGGCTACGGTGTAGCCGAATCCATTGCTCATTTTTATGGCATTTGGGGTGGTAACCTGGCAGGCAAAAGGGCTGTGATTCAGGGCTGGGGTAATGTAGCTGCAGCGGCAGGTTATTACCTGGCACAAAATGGAGTGAAGGTTGTTGGTATTATTGACCGTGTTGGTGGATTGATCAAACCTGAAGGTTTTAGTAAAGAGGAAATTGTAGACCTGTTTAACAACAGGGTTGGAAATACACTGGTTTCGCCTGACCTGATTTCATTTGAAGAGGCCAGCAAACAAATCTGGAATGTAGGGGCTGAGATATTTGTTCCGGCAGCAGCATCAAGATTGGTACAGCAGGCCGAAGTAGATCAGCTGATTGCCGGTGGACTTGAAGTAATTGCCTGTGGCGCCAATGTGCCTTTTGCTGATAAAGAGATTTTCTTTGGCAGTATTATGGAGCATGTGGATGAGAATGTAGCGGTAATACCGGATTTTATTGCCAATTGCGGTATGGCTCGGGTTTTCGCTTATTTGATGCAGCGAAACGTAGAAATGAGTGACGATGCCATATTTAGTGATGCTTCGCAGGTGATTTATAAAGCCATGAAAGCAGTGCATGAGGAGTCGGCAGCAACTACACAGCTGTCTAAAACAGCATTTGAAATTGCATTAAAACAATTAGTATAA
- the rplS gene encoding 50S ribosomal protein L19 translates to MDLVKFVEEQVIVKNEFPAFKSGDTVSVHYKIREGNKERIQIYQGVVLQRNSVGASETFTVRKMSNGVGVERIFPINSPNIAKIEVNSHGKVRRAKLFYLRELTGKAARIKSKRV, encoded by the coding sequence ATGGATTTAGTAAAATTTGTTGAAGAGCAGGTAATCGTGAAAAATGAGTTTCCTGCATTCAAATCAGGAGATACAGTGAGTGTTCACTATAAAATTCGCGAAGGTAATAAAGAGCGTATTCAAATTTACCAAGGCGTAGTATTACAACGTAATAGCGTAGGTGCAAGCGAAACGTTTACCGTTCGTAAAATGTCTAACGGCGTAGGTGTAGAGCGTATATTCCCTATTAACTCTCCTAACATCGCTAAAATTGAAGTGAATAGCCACGGTAAAGTTCGCAGAGCTAAATTGTTCTATCTGCGCGAACTGACTGGTAAAGCAGCACGTATAAAATCTAAAAGAGTTTAA
- the trmD gene encoding tRNA (guanosine(37)-N1)-methyltransferase TrmD: MRFDIISVLPDLLGSPFAHSILQRAQKKGIAEIVVHNLRDYASNKQKSVDDYPYGGGSGMVMSIEPFARCIEALKAERVYDEVIFMSPDGETFNQTIANELSGKGNIMILCGHYKGIDQRIRDLFVTREISIGDYVLSGGELPAAVLVDAIVRLIPGVLNDETSALSDSFQGELLDAPVYTRPADWRGHKVPDVLLSGHEAKINEWRHEQALIRTQARRPDLLED; this comes from the coding sequence ATGCGTTTCGACATTATATCTGTTTTACCCGATTTGTTGGGTAGCCCTTTTGCCCATTCTATTCTTCAGCGCGCCCAGAAAAAGGGTATAGCTGAAATTGTTGTCCACAATTTGCGGGATTATGCGTCCAACAAGCAGAAAAGTGTAGACGACTACCCTTATGGTGGTGGAAGTGGCATGGTGATGTCTATTGAGCCCTTTGCGCGATGTATAGAGGCGCTAAAGGCCGAGCGGGTATATGACGAGGTGATTTTTATGAGCCCGGATGGGGAAACGTTTAACCAGACGATAGCCAATGAGCTGTCGGGGAAAGGCAATATCATGATTTTATGCGGCCATTATAAGGGAATAGATCAGCGGATCAGGGATCTTTTTGTGACGCGTGAGATTTCTATTGGCGATTATGTGCTTTCGGGTGGCGAGCTGCCTGCCGCGGTCCTTGTGGATGCCATTGTAAGGTTGATACCAGGGGTGCTGAATGATGAAACTTCGGCTTTGTCTGATAGTTTTCAGGGAGAGCTGCTGGATGCGCCGGTATACACACGGCCGGCCGACTGGAGGGGACATAAAGTTCCTGATGTTTTGCTGAGTGGGCATGAGGCGAAAATTAATGAGTGGCGCCATGAGCAGGCCTTGATTCGTACGCAAGCCCGCCGACCGGATTTATTGGAAGACTGA